A single Syntrophorhabdales bacterium DNA region contains:
- a CDS encoding DUF2277 domain-containing protein, with product MCRNIKKLYNIDTPASEEEIRAAALQFVRKISGFTNPSHVNKQAFDRAVNEVAQVSSTLLRSLVH from the coding sequence ATGTGCAGGAACATCAAGAAACTCTACAACATCGATACGCCTGCGAGTGAGGAGGAGATCCGTGCCGCAGCGCTACAATTTGTGCGGAAGATCAGTGGATTCACCAATCCATCTCATGTGAACAAGCAGGCCTTCGACCGCGCCGTCAATGAAGTGGCTCAGGTATCGTCCACGTTACTCAGGTCGCTCGTGCACTAG
- a CDS encoding PASTA domain-containing protein: MRKAWIWSVMVVVILGASVLVFADSDEKGPVKMNTVSVPNVVGMLGGKGRQAVENAGLKWAYASQGIPVTDPNKNAIVASQSPNAGAQAIRGSTVTLTLYVFSEKALRDNDQKGTVNLPRR, from the coding sequence ATGAGGAAAGCCTGGATTTGGTCGGTAATGGTGGTTGTTATTCTCGGGGCCAGTGTGTTGGTGTTTGCTGACAGTGATGAAAAAGGTCCGGTAAAAATGAACACGGTGAGTGTACCGAACGTGGTCGGTATGCTCGGTGGTAAAGGAAGACAAGCCGTCGAGAACGCCGGTCTCAAGTGGGCATACGCCAGTCAGGGAATCCCTGTAACAGACCCCAACAAGAATGCAATCGTCGCCTCGCAGTCGCCGAATGCGGGCGCCCAAGCGATCCGGGGGTCGACTGTTACGCTGACACTATATGTATTTTCCGAGAAAGCGCTGAGGGATAACGACCAGAAGGGAACAGTTAACCTGCCACGCCGTTGA